The DNA region AGTAAGAGAAAAATCCAATATTAGCTTTTCACCCAATCCTTGCAGAGCACTTCCGCCTGCTCCACTACGAGCTCGGTCGCCCGGGCCTGTTTATCCGGCGGATAGCCGTAACGCCGGAGGATTCGTTTAATCATTACGCGCATTTGGGCACGAACGTTTTCCCGCATGGTCCAATCAATTGTCAGGTTGTTCCGCACGGTGCGCACCAGTTCCTGGGCGATGGTCCGCAGGGTAGCGTTGCCCAGAACCTTCACGGCGCTGTCGTTGACCTCCAGGGCATCATAAAAGGCGACCTCGTCTTCGGTCAGCCCAAGCTTCTCGCCGCGCCGGCCGGCCTCCCGCATCTCCCTAGCCAGCGCGATGAGTTCTTCGATGACCTGTACTGCCTCGATCGCGCGGTTTTGATACCGTTTGATCGACTGCTCCAGCATTTCGGCGAAGGATCGGGCCTGGATGATGTTCTTCTTGCCACGCGTCTTAATCTCGCCTTCCAGCAGTTTGCGTAGCATTTCGATGGCCAGATTGCGATGTGGCATCCCCCGCACTTCTGCCAGGAATTCATCCGAGAGGATGGAGATGTCGGGCTTCTTCAGTCCGGCGGCGGCAAAGATATCGATGACTCCATCTGAGGCCACCGCCCTAGATACGATCTGGCGGATGGCATGATCCAGCTCATCGGGGCTGCGCTGCTCGCCGATCACGCTTTTACTCAAGGCCGCTTTCACTGCCTGGAAGAAGGCCACATCGTCCCGGATTTCCAAAGCCTTTTGGTGCGGAACAGCCAACGCAAAGGCCCTGGACAGTGCTGTCACGGCCTTCGCCAGCCGGTTCTTGCCATCATCCTGCCGGAGCACGTGTTCCTGGGCGGCAGGAATTATGGAGAGCCTTTCCTGTGGCCCACCGCGCTTCCAAGGAGACCAACCAAAGCCGTGGAAGATGTCGCAACAAACCTCATACTCTCTCAGCATCACCGCCACCGCCTCTTCCTGTTCGATGGCCGTCTGCCCCTTGCCTCCGCTTTCTGTGTATGTAGCCAGTGCTTCCTTCAGCTCATGGGCCAAACCCAGGTAATCCACCACAAGGCCGCCGGGCTTGTCCTTGAACACCCGGTTCACCCGGGCGATGGCCTGCATCAGCCCGTGCCCCCGCATGGGTTTATCCAGGTACATCGTGTGCAGGCAGGGAACATCGAAGCCGGTCAGCCACATGTCGCGAACGATGACGACCTTGAACGGGTCAGCCGGATCCTTGAACCTTTTCTCTAGCTCTTCGCGCCGGGATTTGTTACGAATATGCTGCTGCCATTCCGCCGGATCTGACGCCGACCCCGTCATCACGATTTTCAGGACACCTTTGTCATCGTCATTGTGGTGCCAATCCGGCCGGATGCGGATAATAGCGTTGTAGAGATCCACACAAATCCGGCGGCTCATACAGACCACCATGGCCTTGCCATCCATGGCCTCGAGCCGGCGCTCGAAGTGGTCGACTATATCCTGGGCGATCAACCTGATGCGTTTTTCAGTGCCTACCAGAGCCTCCAGTTGCGCCCATTTGGTCTTAAGCCGTTCCTTGTGCTCGACCTCTTCGCCTTCGGTGACTTCCTCGAAGTCCTCGTCTAGCTTCGGCCGCTCGGCCTCATCCAGTTCCAGCTTGGCAAGGCGGCTTTCGTAGTAGATGGGGACTGTCGCCCCATCCTTTACCGCCCGCTCAATATCATAAACGCTGATGTAATCGCCGAATACCGCCCGGGTGTTCTTGTCCGTCAACTCGATGGGCGTACCCGTAAAGCCGATAAATGAGGCGTTAGGTAAGGCCTCACGCATGTACCGTGCGAAACCGTCAATAAAGTCGTATTGGCTGCGGTGGGCCTCGTCAGCGATGACCACAATGTTATGCCGGTCGGACAATAGCGGGTAATGATCCTCGCCTTCCGCCGGGAAGAACTTCTGCACGGTGGTGAACACGACGCCGCCTGACGCTGTGTATAGAAGCTGGCGCAAGTGGGCCCGACTCTCCGCTTGAGTAGGCTTCTGACGTAGTAGCTCGTGGCAGCGAGAGAACGTGCGGAAAAGTTGACCGTCCAGGTCGTTCCGATCGGTAATCACTACCAACGTCGGGTTTTTCATCGCCGGTTCCAGTATCACCCGCCCGGCATAGAAGGCCATGGTGAGGCTCTTGCCTGAAC from Bacillota bacterium includes:
- a CDS encoding type I restriction endonuclease subunit R, with the protein product MTNSGFTESTVEQAALAWLESLGYAILSGPEIAPGEPQAERREYRQVVLERRVRQALQQLNPYVPADALEEAFRKLTRLDQPSLVADNHTLHRYLVEGVPVEYQRIDGFIRGDLVRVLDYDNPENNDFLAVNQFTVVEDRYERRPDIVLFVNGLPLAVIELKNAADENATIWSAFNQLQTYKQQIPALFAYNEALVVSDGTQARIGTLTAGREWFLPWRTIEGGELAAETLPQLEVLLKGVFDRRRFLDLIHHFIVFEDTGGGALVKKMAGYHQYHAVNVALAETIRACAPSSPPWLTRDGEGTYFVRGQRDAKPGDQRVGVIWHTQGSGKSLTMAFYAGRVILEPAMKNPTLVVITDRNDLDGQLFRTFSRCHELLRQKPTQAESRAHLRQLLYTASGGVVFTTVQKFFPAEGEDHYPLLSDRHNIVVIADEAHRSQYDFIDGFARYMREALPNASFIGFTGTPIELTDKNTRAVFGDYISVYDIERAVKDGATVPIYYESRLAKLELDEAERPKLDEDFEEVTEGEEVEHKERLKTKWAQLEALVGTEKRIRLIAQDIVDHFERRLEAMDGKAMVVCMSRRICVDLYNAIIRIRPDWHHNDDDKGVLKIVMTGSASDPAEWQQHIRNKSRREELEKRFKDPADPFKVVIVRDMWLTGFDVPCLHTMYLDKPMRGHGLMQAIARVNRVFKDKPGGLVVDYLGLAHELKEALATYTESGGKGQTAIEQEEAVAVMLREYEVCCDIFHGFGWSPWKRGGPQERLSIIPAAQEHVLRQDDGKNRLAKAVTALSRAFALAVPHQKALEIRDDVAFFQAVKAALSKSVIGEQRSPDELDHAIRQIVSRAVASDGVIDIFAAAGLKKPDISILSDEFLAEVRGMPHRNLAIEMLRKLLEGEIKTRGKKNIIQARSFAEMLEQSIKRYQNRAIEAVQVIEELIALAREMREAGRRGEKLGLTEDEVAFYDALEVNDSAVKVLGNATLRTIAQELVRTVRNNLTIDWTMRENVRAQMRVMIKRILRRYGYPPDKQARATELVVEQAEVLCKDWVKS